A section of the Streptomyces sp. SCL15-4 genome encodes:
- a CDS encoding 3-deoxy-7-phosphoheptulonate synthase produces MDDLDEDFPRDLGAAPQQPAWHDPVQAAAARAELAQLPGLVTGEEVRLLRTLLAEAAAGHYLVIQAGDCAEDPAECTPSAVLRKAGLLDALAGVMLAGTGRPVVRIGRIAGQFAKPRSAPTEMVDGRELPVYRGHLVNAPEPTPAARRADPRRMLDCYYAAHRAVTYLRQRTSDWALPTGAPVWTSHEALVLDYELPLLRRTTAGHVLLASTHLPWIGERTRHPDGPHARMLAQVTNPVACKVGPATRPADLLALCARLDPDREPGRLTLISRMGAPALRTALPPLVGAVREAGHRVAWLCDPMHGNTVKAPSGAKVRVVRTVVEEVRAFLEVVAEAGGTPAGLHLETTPYDVAECVRTDPAELGARPAGDAPATLCDPRLNPEQALEVARAWAAPAA; encoded by the coding sequence CTGGACGATCTCGACGAGGACTTCCCCCGCGACCTCGGCGCGGCCCCGCAGCAGCCCGCCTGGCACGACCCCGTCCAGGCCGCGGCGGCCCGCGCCGAACTCGCCCAGCTGCCGGGCCTGGTGACCGGGGAGGAGGTGCGCCTGCTGCGGACCCTGCTGGCCGAGGCGGCGGCCGGACACTACCTGGTGATCCAGGCCGGCGACTGCGCGGAGGACCCCGCCGAGTGCACCCCGTCGGCGGTCCTGCGCAAGGCGGGCCTGCTGGACGCGCTGGCCGGGGTGATGCTGGCGGGCACCGGCCGGCCGGTGGTGCGCATCGGCCGGATCGCCGGGCAGTTCGCCAAGCCGCGCAGCGCGCCCACCGAAATGGTCGACGGGCGCGAACTGCCGGTCTACCGCGGCCACTTGGTCAACGCGCCGGAACCGACACCGGCGGCCCGCCGCGCGGACCCGCGCCGCATGCTGGACTGCTACTACGCCGCCCATCGCGCCGTGACGTATCTGCGCCAGCGCACCAGTGACTGGGCGCTGCCCACCGGCGCCCCGGTGTGGACCAGCCACGAGGCGCTCGTCCTCGACTACGAGCTGCCGCTGCTGCGGCGCACCACGGCCGGCCACGTCCTGCTGGCCTCCACCCATCTGCCGTGGATCGGCGAACGCACCCGGCACCCGGACGGCCCGCACGCCCGGATGCTGGCGCAGGTCACCAACCCGGTCGCGTGCAAGGTCGGCCCGGCGACCCGCCCGGCGGACCTGCTCGCCCTGTGCGCCCGGCTGGACCCGGACCGCGAGCCGGGCCGGCTGACCCTGATCTCCCGGATGGGCGCGCCGGCGCTGCGCACCGCGCTGCCGCCGCTGGTCGGCGCCGTCCGCGAGGCCGGGCACCGGGTGGCGTGGCTGTGCGACCCGATGCACGGCAACACCGTCAAGGCGCCGTCCGGGGCCAAGGTCCGGGTGGTGCGGACGGTGGTGGAGGAGGTCCGCGCCTTCCTGGAGGTGGTCGCCGAGGCCGGCGGCACGCCCGCGGGCCTGCACCTGGAGACCACTCCGTACGACGTCGCCGAGTGCGTCCGGACGGATCCGGCCGAACTCGGCGCCCGACCGGCCGGGGACGCGCCCGCCACCCTGTGCGACCCCCGGCTCAACCCCGAGCAGGCGCTGGAGGTGGCCCGCGCCTGGGCGGCCCCGGCCGCCTGA
- a CDS encoding MerR family transcriptional regulator: MTSDNPLNDRLDDDDYPAYTMGRAAEMLGTTPAFLRAIGEARLITPLRSEGGHRRYSRYQLRIAARARELVDRGTPIEAACRIVILEDQLEEAQRINAEYRRAASGSAGGPGAG; this comes from the coding sequence ATGACATCGGACAACCCTCTGAATGATCGTCTGGACGACGACGACTACCCCGCGTACACCATGGGCAGGGCAGCCGAGATGCTCGGCACCACCCCGGCCTTCCTCCGGGCCATCGGTGAGGCCCGGCTGATCACTCCGCTCCGCTCGGAGGGAGGACATCGCCGGTACTCCCGCTACCAACTGCGGATCGCCGCTCGCGCTCGCGAGCTCGTCGACAGAGGGACCCCGATCGAGGCCGCGTGCCGCATCGTCATCCTCGAGGACCAGCTGGAGGAGGCACAGCGCATCAACGCCGAGTACCGCCGTGCCGCCAGCGGATCGGCGGGCGGCCCCGGCGCCGGCTGA
- a CDS encoding MFS transporter gives MSTQAEPQRASVAPARTDKPSRTLLVGLSLGYFMVLLDMTIVSVALPAISTSLHVGLSGLQWVTNGYTITFAALLLTAGWLSDRLGGRRVFLWGLAAFGVLSGVSAAANTLGALVALRLALGVAGALLLPASLAVITNAYSNPADRARAVGNWAAITGLALAAGPLVGGALTDTVGWRAIFLINVPLALVSFVITLRLAPETAIKQRSGLDVTGQAGAVVALGALSYALIEGPAKGWGDAWVVGSLVLAAVAAAVFLAAESRAGDAAMLPLRMFRSRGFSAALGSGLLANFGLSGLLFVLSLFFQESRGYSSFSAGLAFLPLTLPTAFNPIYTGRLVGRIGPRRPATIGFVLMGVGALLQAPFTGDSALALTATVIGLLAFGFGVSFALPALVAGMASSVPPELAGIGAGALNSARQVGASLGVAVLGVVLNLSSTNAGGTKWALVVGGLALLFGAVVTGTGLRGRPAN, from the coding sequence ATGTCGACGCAGGCGGAACCGCAGCGGGCTTCCGTCGCACCGGCACGAACCGACAAGCCCTCGCGGACCCTGCTGGTCGGGCTCTCGCTCGGCTACTTCATGGTCCTGCTGGACATGACGATCGTCTCGGTGGCACTGCCCGCCATCTCCACCAGCCTCCACGTCGGGCTGAGCGGTCTGCAGTGGGTCACCAACGGCTACACCATCACCTTCGCCGCCCTGCTGCTGACGGCCGGCTGGCTGTCCGACCGGCTCGGCGGCCGGCGGGTGTTCCTCTGGGGTCTGGCGGCCTTCGGTGTGCTCTCCGGTGTGTCCGCCGCCGCGAACACCCTCGGTGCGCTGGTCGCCCTGCGCCTCGCGCTCGGTGTGGCGGGGGCGCTGCTGCTGCCCGCCTCCCTGGCGGTGATCACCAACGCCTACAGCAACCCCGCCGACCGCGCCCGCGCCGTCGGCAACTGGGCGGCCATCACCGGACTGGCGCTGGCCGCCGGTCCCCTGGTGGGCGGCGCGCTCACCGACACCGTCGGCTGGCGCGCGATCTTCCTCATCAACGTGCCGCTGGCCCTGGTCAGCTTCGTGATCACCCTGCGGCTGGCCCCGGAGACCGCGATCAAGCAGCGCAGCGGCCTCGACGTCACCGGCCAGGCCGGCGCGGTCGTCGCCCTGGGCGCCCTGTCGTACGCGCTGATCGAGGGCCCGGCCAAGGGCTGGGGTGACGCGTGGGTCGTCGGCTCCCTCGTGCTGGCCGCCGTGGCCGCCGCGGTGTTCCTCGCCGCGGAGTCGCGGGCCGGGGACGCGGCGATGCTGCCGCTGCGCATGTTCCGCAGCCGCGGTTTCTCCGCCGCGCTCGGTTCGGGTCTGCTCGCCAACTTCGGCCTGTCCGGGCTGCTGTTCGTGCTGTCGCTGTTCTTCCAGGAGAGCCGGGGCTACTCCTCCTTCAGCGCCGGCCTGGCCTTCCTGCCGCTGACCCTGCCCACCGCCTTCAACCCGATCTACACCGGGCGCCTCGTCGGCCGTATCGGCCCGCGCCGCCCCGCCACCATCGGGTTCGTCCTGATGGGTGTCGGCGCGCTGCTCCAGGCGCCGTTCACCGGCGACTCCGCCCTGGCGCTGACCGCCACCGTGATCGGTCTGCTCGCCTTCGGCTTCGGTGTCTCCTTCGCCCTGCCCGCGCTGGTCGCCGGCATGGCGAGCTCCGTACCGCCCGAGCTGGCCGGCATCGGGGCCGGCGCGCTCAACTCCGCACGCCAGGTCGGCGCCTCCCTCGGTGTCGCCGTCCTCGGTGTGGTGCTCAACCTGTCCTCGACCAACGCCGGCGGCACCAAGTGGGCGCTCGTCGTCGGCGGGCTGGCCCTGCTGTTCGGGGCGGTCGTCACCGGGACGGGCCTGCGGGGGCGTCCCGCGAACTGA
- a CDS encoding O-methyltransferase — translation MLRNETLRNIALTPELHDYLLTQGRMIPDPLLAELAERTREAIPDQAHMVVAPEEAALLTFLVRLLGARTVVEVGTFTGSSSLCLARGLAPGGSLITCDVSAEWTELAREFWTRAGVADRIELRLGPAVSTLRALPAEPHLDLAFIDADKPGYIDYWEELVPRMRPGGLILVDNTLFSGQVIDEFPGVKAAAVHAFNEHARKDERVELVLLPVADGLTLARRLPADESPF, via the coding sequence GTGCTGCGGAACGAAACGCTCAGGAACATCGCGCTCACGCCCGAACTCCACGACTACCTGCTGACCCAGGGCAGGATGATTCCCGACCCGCTGCTGGCGGAGCTGGCGGAGCGGACCCGGGAGGCGATCCCGGACCAGGCGCACATGGTGGTCGCCCCGGAGGAGGCCGCCCTGCTGACCTTCCTGGTGCGGCTGCTCGGCGCCCGCACCGTCGTCGAGGTCGGGACCTTCACCGGCTCGTCCTCGCTCTGCCTGGCCCGCGGCCTGGCCCCCGGCGGCTCCCTGATCACCTGTGACGTCTCCGCCGAATGGACCGAGCTGGCCCGCGAGTTCTGGACCCGGGCCGGTGTCGCCGACCGCATCGAGCTGCGCCTCGGCCCGGCCGTGTCGACCCTGCGCGCCCTGCCCGCCGAGCCGCACCTGGACCTCGCCTTCATCGACGCCGACAAGCCCGGCTACATCGACTACTGGGAGGAGCTGGTCCCCCGGATGCGGCCGGGCGGCCTGATCCTCGTCGACAACACCCTGTTCAGCGGCCAGGTGATCGACGAGTTCCCCGGGGTCAAGGCCGCCGCCGTCCACGCCTTCAACGAGCACGCCCGCAAGGACGAGCGCGTCGAACTGGTCCTGCTGCCGGTCGCCGACGGACTGACGCTTGCGCGCCGGCTGCCCGCCGACGAGTCGCCGTTCTGA
- a CDS encoding class I adenylate-forming enzyme family protein, producing the protein MNAPPTDFPAPPGTFTDALVRAAERRSAPAVWDGDRRWTWRDLLHQSERTAAALHRHGLAAGEVLAAQLPNSWELVVLHAATARLGVLLLPLHSAYGTRETRALIEQSGAVALVAATGRRGHDRLHEIRALREDCSGLRHVWVSAATGTGDTGGLPDLARLLDPAPDPAAVRLPPPPADPAAPLVLLASSGTTSQRPKLCVHSHGGLLGNAAAVAADGGFGARDTVVSASPLSHAFGLLSVHLALVTGASVGLFGAWEPRAFAAALRGCGATAAFAVPAQLRDLLALPADGSPAAPPTLREVRTGGAPVPRELADAVRRVLGARLIVQWGMTEIGAGTYTRPGDPPEATGTIGRPALGAAVRVRRDDRPAAPGETGELQYRSPWMFSGYHRAPEPTRAAFTPDGWLRTGDLAELRPDGSVVYRGRADELINRGGLKFSALEVEELLDDLPQLAQHAVVARPDPRLGQRSCLVVALREGTRLTLEDVTGHLAGKGLATYKLPEQLVVVDRLPTTVTGKIARARLRTIALPPLPPRRPRRTPVAPASRTEAGT; encoded by the coding sequence GTGAACGCTCCACCCACGGATTTCCCTGCTCCGCCCGGCACCTTCACCGACGCCCTGGTCCGCGCGGCCGAACGCCGCTCCGCCCCCGCCGTGTGGGACGGCGACCGCCGGTGGACCTGGCGGGACCTGCTGCACCAGTCCGAACGCACCGCGGCGGCCCTGCACCGGCACGGGCTCGCGGCCGGCGAGGTGCTGGCGGCCCAACTGCCCAACTCCTGGGAGCTGGTGGTGCTGCACGCGGCCACCGCCCGGCTCGGCGTGCTGTTGCTGCCCCTGCACTCCGCCTACGGCACCCGCGAGACCCGGGCGCTGATCGAGCAGTCCGGCGCGGTCGCGCTGGTGGCCGCCACCGGCCGGCGCGGGCACGACCGCCTCCACGAGATCCGCGCCCTGCGCGAGGACTGCTCCGGGCTGCGGCACGTCTGGGTGTCCGCCGCCACCGGCACCGGCGACACCGGCGGGCTGCCGGACCTGGCCCGCCTGCTCGACCCGGCACCGGACCCGGCCGCCGTCCGGCTGCCTCCCCCGCCCGCCGATCCCGCGGCCCCCCTGGTGCTGCTGGCGTCCTCCGGGACGACCTCCCAGCGGCCGAAGCTGTGCGTCCACAGCCACGGCGGACTCCTCGGCAACGCCGCGGCCGTGGCGGCGGACGGCGGATTCGGCGCGCGGGACACCGTCGTCTCCGCGAGCCCGCTCAGCCACGCCTTCGGGCTGCTCTCGGTGCACCTCGCCCTGGTCACCGGCGCATCGGTGGGCCTGTTCGGCGCCTGGGAACCCCGCGCCTTCGCCGCCGCCCTGCGCGGCTGCGGCGCCACCGCCGCCTTCGCCGTGCCCGCCCAGCTGCGCGACCTGCTCGCGCTGCCGGCCGACGGCTCGCCGGCCGCCCCGCCCACGCTGCGCGAGGTGCGCACCGGCGGCGCCCCCGTGCCCCGCGAACTGGCCGACGCCGTACGGCGCGTGCTCGGCGCCCGGCTCATCGTGCAGTGGGGGATGACGGAGATCGGCGCCGGTACGTACACCCGGCCCGGCGACCCGCCCGAGGCGACCGGCACCATCGGCCGGCCCGCCCTCGGCGCGGCGGTACGCGTCCGCCGCGACGACCGTCCGGCCGCGCCCGGCGAGACCGGTGAGCTGCAGTACCGCAGCCCCTGGATGTTCTCCGGCTACCACCGCGCCCCCGAGCCGACCCGGGCCGCGTTCACCCCGGACGGCTGGCTGCGCACCGGCGACCTGGCCGAGCTGCGGCCGGACGGCTCGGTCGTCTACCGCGGCCGCGCCGACGAGCTGATCAACAGAGGCGGGCTGAAGTTCAGCGCGCTGGAGGTGGAGGAACTCCTCGACGACCTGCCGCAGCTGGCCCAGCACGCCGTCGTCGCCCGCCCCGACCCCCGCCTCGGCCAGCGTTCCTGCCTGGTCGTCGCGTTGCGCGAGGGCACCCGCCTCACCCTGGAGGACGTCACCGGGCACCTGGCCGGCAAGGGCCTGGCCACCTACAAACTCCCCGAACAGCTGGTCGTCGTGGACCGGCTGCCCACCACCGTGACCGGCAAGATCGCCCGCGCCCGGCTGCGCACCATCGCGCTGCCCCCGCTGCCCCCGCGGCGGCCCCGGCGCACCCCGGTGGCGCCCGCGAGCCGTACGGAGGCGGGAACGTGA
- a CDS encoding CBS domain-containing protein, whose product MPNPAPVAAGEDVEGHGPRVWDDMTVEVALAVMAGARVEYLTVCDGDDRSTGLITRVRLAGLRDSSTYTDRIRLRDVLDGSLCTAGARPGDIGAYGRSPGALALSR is encoded by the coding sequence ATGCCTAACCCCGCTCCCGTGGCGGCGGGCGAGGACGTCGAAGGGCACGGCCCCCGGGTCTGGGACGACATGACCGTCGAGGTGGCACTGGCCGTCATGGCGGGTGCCCGGGTCGAGTACCTGACCGTGTGCGACGGCGACGACCGGAGCACGGGTCTGATCACCCGGGTCCGGCTCGCCGGCCTCCGCGACAGCTCCACGTACACGGACCGGATCCGGCTGCGGGACGTCCTCGACGGATCGCTGTGCACGGCCGGCGCCCGCCCCGGTGACATCGGCGCGTACGGCCGGTCTCCGGGCGCGCTCGCCCTGTCGCGCTGA
- a CDS encoding SCO5918 family protein — MRCVIARYPFDLTRTGVLESMKGVKPELVTGASVTIGRRRYPVKQVGRVLTRQDPRDFSAGEVTRAMARLGFTCHDGPQAAAVSGPTPLEAASALLGGETGPVAV, encoded by the coding sequence ATGCGCTGTGTCATCGCCCGGTACCCGTTCGACCTGACCCGGACCGGGGTGCTGGAATCGATGAAGGGCGTCAAGCCCGAGCTGGTCACGGGTGCGTCCGTGACCATCGGCCGCCGCCGCTACCCCGTCAAGCAGGTGGGCCGGGTACTCACCCGGCAGGACCCGCGTGACTTCAGCGCCGGCGAGGTCACCCGGGCCATGGCGCGCCTCGGCTTCACCTGCCACGACGGCCCTCAGGCCGCGGCCGTGAGCGGTCCCACTCCGCTCGAGGCCGCGTCGGCACTGCTCGGTGGCGAAACCGGCCCCGTGGCCGTGTGA
- a CDS encoding putative quinol monooxygenase, with translation MSETVIRENDGTYAMINVFHVEPEKQQELAEVLGEGAEKFIRHRPGCISVNILTSLDGKRLVYYAQWRSKADIKATMGDPDVQVYRDRAAALAQPDPHAYTVFAVHHPES, from the coding sequence GTGTCAGAGACCGTGATCCGTGAGAACGACGGCACCTACGCCATGATCAACGTCTTCCATGTGGAACCGGAGAAGCAGCAGGAGCTGGCCGAGGTGCTCGGCGAGGGCGCCGAGAAGTTCATCCGGCACCGGCCCGGCTGCATCTCCGTGAACATCCTGACCAGCCTGGACGGCAAGCGCCTGGTCTACTACGCGCAGTGGCGCAGCAAGGCCGACATCAAGGCCACCATGGGCGACCCGGACGTGCAGGTGTACCGGGACCGGGCCGCCGCGCTGGCCCAGCCCGACCCGCACGCGTACACGGTGTTCGCCGTCCACCACCCGGAGAGCTGA